The DNA sequence TAAAAGCTGTATTTGCTTTTCTATTTTATAAATTTCCTGATCGACTTGACGTATACGAAGGGAATTATGCATGATATCAATATCTTGGGAAGTTTTCTCGCCTACTTTTACAAGGTTTTGAGTTAACCTATAGAGGTTTTGGTAAACTTCTTCATCTTTTTTTGCCAATGCAATCTTTCTATCAAGAATCTTAAGGGAGTTCCGAATCCGCTCATACTCTTTGTTAATGGCTATTTTTAAATCTGCTACCTGTATTTTTGTACGCAATTTCGCCACTTTACTTGCTTCTATATCGGAAAAACTATTCATATCAATTGGCATAGAAATAGTGATACCATAGTTATAATAGGTCTGCTTAATGCTAAGATCAGATCTTCCAAAACTACTATAAATTAGAGGCAAATCACCTTTGCTATACTTCCCTTGTAGTGAAATTTTTGGCATATATTTGGTAAATGTTATCTTGGATTGATAATTTACTTCCTCTGCAAATGCTTGCTCTTTTTGAAGTCTTAAGTTGGTATTTTGATAATATTCTTTACTGATTAATTTTAATTTTGGTAGTTTCAGTGCCATAGGATTCTTATCGCTTAAAAGAGAAAAATGTTGCAAAAGCTCCTCTTGCTGGAGCTTCAACTCCAATAGGCTTGTCTCATTTTGACTCTTTTCCAGAATAGACTGATCCAAAAAACTGCTATCAAGCAAACCTGCCTTATATTTCTCACGTTTTTGGTGTATATTGATTTTATCGCTATCAATTTGATAGGTTGTTTTTTCTTGTAAAAGCGTATTTTTTTTTAGTTGGAACAGTATAGAAACTGCATCACCAGCCATTCTACGTTTCTGTAAAACAATCTCTGCTTTATTGGTTTTTTTATGTGCTTCTGCGTACTTCATCGCATAATAAATTCCACCTGAACGAAAAATAGGCTGATCTATAGAGACTGTATAGGTATCTATTTTTTCAGTAGGTTCAAACTGAGTTGTAATATTTTTGTTGTAGCCTAAAATCACTGGCTTAATCCAGCTAGTTGAAAGCTTATTACTCTCTAGTTCATTGCGTTTTAGATCATATGTAAACATTAGATTTTTATTATGGGACAAGATATCATCTAACTCATCTGCCATCAACAAAATGACACTAAGACTACAAAACACAAAGAGCTGTTTCAAAACGTTTAAATCCTTCATCAATTTCATCCTTGGTAATAGTCAAACTTGGTAAAAAACGTACTGTATTACGTCCTGCTTTCAGTATGATTAATCGTTCTCTAAGTGCTGTCTCAAGTACACTTTTTTGTATTTTGGCACTCTTTGCACGTAGTCCACGCATCAATCCAATCCCCACCTCTTGTTCAAATAATTCAGTATACTGTTGTGCTATTGTCCGAAGCCTCTGTTCAAAATAGAGCAATGTCTTATGCAATCTACCACTCTTATACTCTTCTGTAAGAATATCAAGTACAGCTAATCCTGCTACCGTAGAGAGGTAGTTCCCTCCAAAAGTACTACCATGATCTCCAAATTGAAGTATCTCTTTATGCTTTGTCATCACTGCCCCTATGGGTACTCCACCACCAAGTCCTTTGGCAAGTGTAATAATATCAGGCTCTATCTCATAAAGATTGGAGGCAAGAAACTCACCTGTGCGATAAACTCCTGTCTGTACTTCATCAACAATGAGTAATACCTTCTTTTCTTTTAAGTAAGCAACAAGTTTCTGTACTTCAGCTTTATTGAAAGGCTGTACACCACCTTCTCCTTGCACCAGCTCTAACAGTACTGCTACTGTCTCATCATCTATAGCATTATAGATATCGGTAATGCTTGGTACATAATCAAAACCATCGGGATATGGTGAAAAATGAGGTGTATGGAAACTCTCCTGTCCCGTTGCCTTCACTGTAGTAATGGTACGACCATGAAAAGAGTGCTCAAGTGTAATGACCTTATATCGCTTCTTTTGAAACTGTGTCTCACCATATTTTCTGGCAATCTTAATTGCTCCCTCGTTCGCCTCTGCTCCAGAGTTAGCAAAGAACACACCCATATCGTAGCCTGATAGCTTCACCATACGTTCCGCTAGCTTTGCCTGTGGTTCAATCACCTGAAGGTTGGAAATATGCATGATCTTCTTTGCCTGTTCACATATAACATTTGTCAATCTCTCATTTCCATGCCCTACCGAATTAACCGCAATACCCGAAGCAAAGTCAATATAATCATTGCTATCCTCATCATAGAGTGTTGCACCAACACCTCTTACAAAATTGGTATAGTCACGCACATAAGTCTGCAGTACATACTTTCTGTCAAGTTCTTCTAATGTCATTTCATTATCCCATTCGTATCATTCGTATCATTATATCAAAATCTACCGTTAAATCTTGCCTTAAGCATTGATCTTTTCAATGGAAACCTTTATCTCTTGATAGCAAGCATTCTTCCCCTCATCACTTAAAATAGAAGGGGTTAAAAAGTTTACTCCTATTGTATTGCTAGTTACCAAAGCACAATTAGGTCTGATATCATCATTTATATGTACAATAAAAATTTGCTCTCCATACTCTGAAGTAAGTTTCACTTTTTCTCCCTCCTCATACCCTATTTGGGAATGAAGCTGTACTCTATTGTCGCGCACAAACTGTGTATTAAGAGACTTGGCAGATTTAGGAGAGAGTAGCCAGAAAGTAGTATCGTTAGAATTGTTCTTGCGCTGTTTTCGGTATCTTCTAAAGCGTTTAGTATCTATAAAATGATCATCATAGTCATCAATGAATTCAAACTTATCATCTTCTTCTTCACCAAAACCCTCTTCGTATGGACATAGTGTGCAATCTGGTGCTATATAATACCCTTCATCTGATTTTTCACACTGCTCTACCCACTTCTCAAGATAGTATGATTCACCTTCAAGGTTGTCAAAACCAAATCTCTCAAGAAGCACTTTAGTAAAGTCATACTCACTGATTCCTATTTTACTATCAGATACAGTACGCATACGTTCAATATACTGATGCCCATAGGAGAGCCGAATATCCTCTTTTTCAAAGAAGTTCTTTGCCGGAATGACAATATTTGCCAATGCTGAAGTTTCATTCTCATACAACCCAAAATAAATTAGGTTTTTAACTCGTTTAAGTGCCTCAATAACACGATTACTATCGGGCATAGAGGCAGCAGGATTTCCTCCCTGAACAATGACTGTCCCAAACTCAGAAAAAGGTGTTGTTGCTTTTGGTACACATTTTGTCTTAACGTCAAAAGGGTTTTTAAATCCAAGTTTAGAATCACCCAGATAGTGTACACCGCACCCTTCTTTACCAAAGAGTCCAAGCGTTGCTGCCAGTGAATCGATCGCATGCAATGTGTAGGAACCAACTGTATACTTCTGTACTCCCACACCAACAAGAAAAACTGTCCTTTTTCCACGCATGTACTCCAATACTGTTCCCATCTCTCCAAGGTCTGTACCAATATGTTCTAAGATTGCCTTAATGCGGTGCTCTCTAGTATAATCATAAAAGTCTTCGAACTCTGGAGCAAATTCCTCGAGCCACGTATCATCTTGTCCATCCTCCATAAAAATAAAACGTGCCAATAGAATTGCCACATAGTAGTCTGTTCTTGGCTCAATTTGCATATGAAGGTCAGCTCGTTTGGCAATTGGTGTTTTAATAGGGTCAATCACTATAATCTTTTTTTTCTCTAAGAAAGGCGCTAAATGGGCATTGGTTACAGTAATATTGCGGCCCCAAATTACAACTGTTTCTGCTTTGGCTATCTGCTCTAGTGGCAAAGTACGGTTAACACCTCTACCTGCCTCTATGCCAGCATGACCTGCTGCATCACATAGGCTACCTGAAGTAAGTGTCCCTCCAATTTTCTCCATAAGCAGGTTTGTCACCTCCTGCATAACACCAAGATTTCCCGAACCCCTCC is a window from the Sulfurovum sp. genome containing:
- a CDS encoding molybdopterin-dependent oxidoreductase; the protein is MSECIDTACGLDCYDACRIIVDKEVFPKIRGDKTHPAGNGALCTLLNKYIHEEVRIEKPRVNSKEVSMKEALDAVAKALNIPEKLLWRGSGNLGVMQEVTNLLMEKIGGTLTSGSLCDAAGHAGIEAGRGVNRTLPLEQIAKAETVVIWGRNITVTNAHLAPFLEKKKIIVIDPIKTPIAKRADLHMQIEPRTDYYVAILLARFIFMEDGQDDTWLEEFAPEFEDFYDYTREHRIKAILEHIGTDLGEMGTVLEYMRGKRTVFLVGVGVQKYTVGSYTLHAIDSLAATLGLFGKEGCGVHYLGDSKLGFKNPFDVKTKCVPKATTPFSEFGTVIVQGGNPAASMPDSNRVIEALKRVKNLIYFGLYENETSALANIVIPAKNFFEKEDIRLSYGHQYIERMRTVSDSKIGISEYDFTKVLLERFGFDNLEGESYYLEKWVEQCEKSDEGYYIAPDCTLCPYEEGFGEEEDDKFEFIDDYDDHFIDTKRFRRYRKQRKNNSNDTTFWLLSPKSAKSLNTQFVRDNRVQLHSQIGYEEGEKVKLTSEYGEQIFIVHINDDIRPNCALVTSNTIGVNFLTPSILSDEGKNACYQEIKVSIEKINA
- a CDS encoding TolC family protein, with amino-acid sequence MKDLNVLKQLFVFCSLSVILLMADELDDILSHNKNLMFTYDLKRNELESNKLSTSWIKPVILGYNKNITTQFEPTEKIDTYTVSIDQPIFRSGGIYYAMKYAEAHKKTNKAEIVLQKRRMAGDAVSILFQLKKNTLLQEKTTYQIDSDKINIHQKREKYKAGLLDSSFLDQSILEKSQNETSLLELKLQQEELLQHFSLLSDKNPMALKLPKLKLISKEYYQNTNLRLQKEQAFAEEVNYQSKITFTKYMPKISLQGKYSKGDLPLIYSSFGRSDLSIKQTYYNYGITISMPIDMNSFSDIEASKVAKLRTKIQVADLKIAINKEYERIRNSLKILDRKIALAKKDEEVYQNLYRLTQNLVKVGEKTSQDIDIMHNSLRIRQVDQEIYKIEKQIQLLKLYARVENVF
- a CDS encoding aspartate aminotransferase family protein: MTLEELDRKYVLQTYVRDYTNFVRGVGATLYDEDSNDYIDFASGIAVNSVGHGNERLTNVICEQAKKIMHISNLQVIEPQAKLAERMVKLSGYDMGVFFANSGAEANEGAIKIARKYGETQFQKKRYKVITLEHSFHGRTITTVKATGQESFHTPHFSPYPDGFDYVPSITDIYNAIDDETVAVLLELVQGEGGVQPFNKAEVQKLVAYLKEKKVLLIVDEVQTGVYRTGEFLASNLYEIEPDIITLAKGLGGGVPIGAVMTKHKEILQFGDHGSTFGGNYLSTVAGLAVLDILTEEYKSGRLHKTLLYFEQRLRTIAQQYTELFEQEVGIGLMRGLRAKSAKIQKSVLETALRERLIILKAGRNTVRFLPSLTITKDEIDEGFKRFETALCVL